The Lolium perenne isolate Kyuss_39 chromosome 6, Kyuss_2.0, whole genome shotgun sequence genome segment ttatttttttggcaaGTTGACTATTTTTTATATACTAGCTTTAGTTATTTTATATTACTACTATAAGCTATGGAAGAGAGGGGGAGGGAGCAATGTCACCGTTAGAGTTGAACTCTGTTATTCCTCCACGGCCTCCAGACCCAATTCCGAACCACTTCTCACTTAGTTTCTTCATGGTATAATCCTTAAGCTCGCAAAAGCTCTCCGCCCAGCCAACTGGTTCGACAGGATCAACTCCCAGCCCGGGGGCCCGGTCATGGGATTGCAGGTTAACAGGATCTGTCCAATCTGCCACGAATGCTGACACGCGTCGTTTGAATTTGGATTTGAATTCCGTCCAAGCCTGATACTTGTAGTGGTTTATGCGAGCCAAAGTAGTCCACATTTTGTGGAAACCAGACTTTAGTGTAAAATGGTGTACAGAATTTGCAAGCGAATCTGCCACCGCATCAAGGCGAACCAATGATTTGTGACGCTCAGCTCTCGTCAGCCGGCAGGTGTAGCCTTGGCACACCCCTTCCTGCGGATGTGCTGTTTGGCCAGAAGGACCAAAATCGTAGCAGGGGAGGAATATTTGGCCAACCTCCGGATCAACGGAAACAACCGAGTCAAGCAACGATTTCGAAGGCTTCTCGACCTCGTTCCAGTTTGGTGAAAAAATGAATTCATCAACGTCCATGAATGCCATCCATTCGCAGGAAGGTTGATTCGTGGCTGCGCAATGAGAAAGCCCTGCTTCCTGCGTTTTGGTCCAGGGCCAGGCCACGGTGGAGACATCAATGCCAGCAGAGTTCAAACTAGAGACCTGCCCTGCTAGGTCATCCTCGCTTGCATTGTCGTATAGGAAGAACTTCTCAACACCCACTGCTGCATGGTACCTCACCCACTCAGGCAGAAACTTGGCGACATTTCGAACCATGGTGCAGGCACAGATCGATTTCCTTTCAGGTGTCACAGGCAAGGCAGTGTTTTGTGGATCGTAGGTGGCAAGTGAGGGTAAAGGCTCCTGGCCGTTGAGGGCTACGGTGACATGGAGGTTGCTGGAACTTAAAGGAGCCGGTGGAGGGGGGCACCTGATCACCTGCTGGGATGAAGTGGTGGCGGGGGAGGAGGCCACCGTGCCATCGGAGTCTCTGCTGTAGATGCACTGGATGTTGGAAGTGGCAGTCTTGATGACCCCTTGGCGGCTGTTCGTGCCCTTGGCGAAGaggagaagatcgcctccggggaGAGGGGCGGAATCAAACACGAGACTGTCGTTCCAATTGAGCAACTTGTGGAAATCCGCGGCAGGGGCAGGGGCAGGGGCAGGGGGAGCAGCCGAGGAGGAGTAAGAGGAAGATGAAAGCAGCAGGGGTGGTGGTTGGAGCGGCTGCTCTGAGCCGGGCAGGGGGCAGAGGTAGGCGTGGCGCCCGGGCCCCGGCAGCCTCCCGAGCGCGCGCGCCGGGGAGGACGCCCCACCCTGGAAGACGCACATGGCGTTCCCCACGGCAGGGTCAGCGGACAGGACGAGAACCTCCCGGTCCGGGAGGAGGACGGCATCCTCCCGGAGTTGCGGCGGGGAGTGGTGGCGGTTGGGCAACAGGCGCCGCGCGAAGGAAAGATCGGCCTGTGACGTCTGGCGCGGCATCGACATTAGGGTTTCCGGCGGCGGTGGCCCCGGCGACCGGAAGAGCTGGTCCTGCTGCTGCGGCCGAGTACCGCCGCCGAGGCCGATGCTGGAGGAGTGGGCGCCGAAAAAGAGCAGCGCGCCCACCGAAGCTGCGCCGACGCAGGTGAGGAGGCGCTTGCGGTTGCGGCGGCGACGACTCGGcatggcggcgggcggcggctttgcgaacggcggcgggcggcggctcgAGGAAAGCTGGGCGTTTTCGCTCGCGCGCGGGGAGTTTTCGTGCGCTGTGTTGCTCGGGGAATCAGAGACAGAGTTTGGATCTGGGTCCCGGAATTCTGAGAATATATGGACCTGAATTGGAATTGGAATCGAAATCGGGCCGGTTGCTTTACTTTCACGCAACGAAACCCGTCCAAATTTGGGTCGGTTCAAATCAAATCGGTCGCGTTACTTTGACGCAACGAAGCAACCGGCTCGATCTCGATCTCCTATTCGTGGAGTGGAAGGATACGTCCAGATACGCACCAACCGGCTCGAACTCGTATTCGTGGAAGGATACGTCCCGATACGCACAAACCAGCTGGATCTCGTATTCCTGGAAGGATACGTCCCGATACGCACAAACCGGCTCGAACTCGTATTCGTGGAAGGATACATCCCGATACTTGGCATAATTTCTAGATTCTTGCTGTGGATTAAAAATGCTCATCAAAATCCTTCCCTTTTTATTATCGAAACAATCCAACACAGGTTTTGCGCGTCAATACTTGGCTTTCATGATATGAATTCCTTTTATAACTCATTAAATATCATGAAATCTTTAGCTTCAACTCCAATACAAAGATCTAAGGACTgatatgttttttttttcaagaaACAGCAAAGGGCTTTTGCATTTTATTTCATTATTATTAAAAAGATAGAGTTAGGTTGGATTACAAGTTTAAAAAGATAGAGTTAGATTTACAATACTTTGAATCTGCTGGTGATAGCTTTGGTTACGATGAATAAAGTATCGATCATAAAACCCTAGCGCTCTCGCGCCGCTCCAGCGAGCAACCGAGCTGGCGGCGCTCCTCCCTTAGCCCCTTTCCCTCCCCCCTCCGCCTCGCTGCCGCCAGAGGGCATCGCCGGGCAAAGCCCACGcggcgagggggggggggggggggggcttccccctcgcgcggtggcggcggcgcgggccttCCGCAGCCAGCGCGGGCATCGTACTAGGCGCTAGGCGCGAAGCTTCGGCGTACGCGTGGAGACGGCTTTTCCCGGGTGCTTGTGGCGTCGGCTACTTCCGGAGTGACACCGACGACAAGCACGACCTCGGCCCCGGCGCGCCGGGTGACGGTCAAAGGTGATGCAGTGGGGACCGACGCGACGGGGTTTGTGGCCGGCGGCGGGGCAACCCATGCACGGCTCGGGTTGGAGGTCTCCGTGTCCAGCGCGATGGTGGGTAGAGCGGTCCTCCGGCCGCCTCGATTTTGGGCCGGGGCAAGGCCCCTTCGAGCCCACATCTGTCCCAGATCAGTTGGCACCTGCAGCCATGGGTGCTGAAAGTGACCGCTTTTGTAGGTGGAGTGTCCTCCCATCTAGCGGCGATGGTGCAGATGCGCGGTGGCCGCCCTACGCCTTGGTGAGCGTTCGGTGGCCTCACAGCGTTGTCCCGCGGTTTCCCCAGGTCGACAGGTGCTTGGGTGGGATACCGGGGCGGCCCTGAACAGTGGGAGTCTTGTTGGTTGGCGGGCGTGCCAGGGACTCTGATGCTGGCCGGCTCCCTCGGCCGTGGGGACGGCGTGGTGCCGGCGAGTCGTGCGGTGTGACGGTGGTACGGCTGTTGCGAGGGCGACGGTCGCTACCCCGTGTGGTTTGTAAACTGTATCTGCCAGGGGAAACCCTTGCCCTTCTAGGTCACAGCGGTGGCGTCTGCGGGCgccgttcccttcttggaggcgtcgtggtGGCGGTGCGGTTTCTCCAcgttctccgggtgaaaacccaagatccttGGATCGGGTGGCACCGGTCTGCCCTCCTCGGCAAAGCCTTGGTGTTTTGCACCCGCGGTGTTTCTCGAAGTGCTCTTTCTGGGTGTTCCTCGTCGGCGGTGAGCTCTGTTGGTCGATTCCTGGTGGTGGCCGGCCTCTGGTGGCGTTTGCGACGTTGGTGCTATCTCGTCGGTCAAGCTTTGGCAGCACCTTATCTCCATCACCACAGTGGCCACCACCACCTGCCGTCCCCCTTGGTCCTTGCTCAAAACCACCGCCGTGCGGCGTCCTCTGGATGTCTGATGAATGAAAACAGCACAGAAGCTCGCGCAGCAACGTTGCGCCGTGGATGGCGGAGGCATGCCGTGTGGCGCCTTGCGAGTGTGCACTCACGCTCGGGCGTGTTGTGGTGCCCACCGAGTGTTGTAGAACTGGTGCCGGCAGAAGTGGCACCGGAATAGCTGCTCGGCTTCCGCTGACACCGCCAGCAGAGCACACCAAGAGGCGCCACCACACCGACCGTGCCCATGAGGTCAAGCTCGACTGGCCGGAGGAACATCATCCCGTcgccacgaaaccatgatcatcatgGCCTCTATAGCTCACAGGCGTTGCAGCTCCcgggccttctcctcctcctttctCCAGCTCTCCCATGGGCAACAAGACATCAAAATGGAATGTAAGTTTTATGTGTGACGTGTCAAAATCTTGTAGGAATTGATTCAAGCAGTTACATGAGCATGGCTGTACATGTCAGGTGACTGCCACGGACTATTACAGATCATCTTCTTTTTAGCATTTTATAAGTTGACACAATGAAAGTGATCAGCTGATGCTACCGAAGATCAGCATTTGTGTGGGAGAATTTGTTTCCTATGCAGTAACGACATAAtgaaagtgatgggtatattggggCTGGGGTTACTATATAGTAAATGGTAGGTTGGTGTGATCCAAAAATAGTGAAGATGTCCCAGCATGTTTCGTTCTTGTACCCACATTATTTGTCAAACATGCATGAGCTGGGtcatcaagaatatgcaagagaaTGTGGATAATACGTTGGCTTACTCTAAAGCAATCTTACCACAATTCGAAAAGTATATGACCCTAAGTGGTCTGATATAGCTAACTTGCAATGAGTGGCAACCTTGAAACATGAACCAAACAGTCCGAACTATCATAGAGGTCATATGATGTCATATACTGGCAGGAGGTATCATCAGGTCAAACGGAAGCACATGAGCAATGATCGCATGACAATCAAATGAAGTTCTTCCAATCAATATTTGCAAAGGTGTGCTGTAACAAAGTGCATACACAGGCACATGTGCTTTCAGTGGCATGTTTCAAAGGTAGGAGCGAAAACAGAACAAACAATCATTTTCGTGCTGGAGGTCCTTTAGTTTGACACATGCATATTTTTGGTATAGTAATATGTAGGAGTTTAAGATATGTGGAACTTACACAATGAGGCAATCACGGTCAACAGAAGACAGCAATGCTTGCGAGATCATCCCAAACAGTTCTTCAGGTTCCTTTACCAAACAAAAATTTGAACAAATCGTCAAATTTGCAGTACAAAACCAGATAACGGAAATTACTAACCACAAAAGGTAGTATTAGTTTTATGATATCACATATCATGATGTACACAGTTCTCAAGTAAGTAAACGGACCATGTCTGGTTAATACATGGACTCACGAGCACCATGTAATGATCCGAAGCAGTGCCTGGAAACAACAGAATCCTTTGCCAGTTCCCTGCATAAAGGAAGCACTTTTGATCAGATTACCTGCTACCTATATAATACTCCAAATGGATATTGGCTAAATAAGAAGCCAGCATTagggttcacaagaatcaatattATCACGTTACAAGAGACATGGCATGAAGCACTACAGTCCCAGGAAAGTACAGATCAGATGGAAATGGATATTggcatgtactccctccgtgttaaaataagtgtctcaactttttctagatacggatgtgtctataactaaaatgtgtctagatgcaTCAGTATCTAGACAAAATGAGACACTTATTTTAGACCGGAGGTAGTATCTACATTAACAAGACAGTATGTATGGCTCCTGGCCAGCCCTGAAACAATACAACCCttccaaatcatttgccttataatATATAGGCCAATATTAAGTCATTTACTTGTTCCTGGTGCATTGTATGCCCTAGTTTGGTGTTTTATGAACTTCAATGTTTAATATCCATGTTTTCCAGGGAAGGCACTCTACATACATCTTACAGTTATCATTGCCATATTTTAGTTCGTGGAGTAATTTAATAGAAATAAGGAGCAAATGgatggcaattgacaaataatccATCTTAACCACTGATTAAATACGTGTGAGGATTATGACTGAGCCAAAGCTGATAAAGAGAATACTCTTCAGTATCATACACATGCCCATTGGAAATCATGTATATGGAACTGGAAGTATCTGGATGCAACATAGCACACAGACATATCCAAATCAAATGGAATATTGAGAAGACGGGACCTTATACATACTTGGCACCAATGCAGTCTATAAATGGCCGATCGTTTTATCCTAGCCCAGCAATAATTGGTTGACAGAAGTATGGCCCAAACCTACATATCATGAACTAACGATGTTAGCCATCTCCACAATTCAGCAAATAGAAGGGGTTGTAATAAAACAGAAGGTAATGTATAAAATAACACCAATGCCACAAACCACCTACAGATTTCAGCTAATCAAAAATATGATTTAACCCATAGGACACATAACAACAAGGAGAATTGCACAACGCATCAGCATAACTACAAAAGGCATTAacctacatatctgaggataacaTTTCAAACTAAACCACCACAATATCATCATTTTTCTTAAATCACAAATGTTCATAGCAATTCAGTTCAATAAGTCCAAATTTACTTCATATTCTCAGCAATTGTCCATGTTTTCACATGAATCAGTACTCTTAACTCCATTCCCATTGCGTGCTGCTACAAATCAGGTTACCAGGGCTTGGAAATTCTCACCTTTTTTGGTCTGAACTCATCTATAAGAATACCCCCGCAACTACAACTCATCTTATATGATGCCTGCAACTAAAGTCAGATCTGCCAGCAACTAATGTCAGTTCCGCCTGCAACTAATCTAGTTCCGTCTTCTTGGTCTGAACACATCTATAGGACTACCCCTCAACTACAACTCATCTTATATGATGTCTGCAACTAAAGTCAGTTCTGCCAGCAACTAATGTCAGTTCCGCCTGCACCTAATGTACTTCCGTCTTCTCAGTCTGAACACATCTGTAGGAATACCCCTCAACTACAGCTCATCCTATAGGATGCCTGCAACTAATGTCAATTCTGCAAGCAACTTATCTAGTTCAGTGTTGTTGGGGTAAACTCATCCATAAATACCCCTCAAGTGCAACTCATCCTATTGGATGCCTCCAACTAAAGTCGGTTTTTCCTGCAACTAATGTCAGTTCTGACTACACCTAATCGAGTTTCGTGTTGTCGGGCTAAACTCATCTATAGGATACCCCTCAACTGCAAATCAGTCATCCTATAGGATGCCTGCAACTAATGTCAGTTCTACCCGCAATTAATCTAGTTGTGCGTTGTCGGGCTGAACTCATCCATAGGGATAACCCTCAAACTACAACTCATCCTATATGGTGACCCGCAACAAATGTCAGTTCTTCCACTAATGTCAGTTCCACCTGTAAATAATGCATGAAAAGGCAACTTAAGAGGGAACACTAAAGAAACTAAATAAAATGGGACAAGCAACTAACCCTGGTTAAAGCAACTACATATTCACTGCAAAACAGCTACATATAGTGTGTGCACAAACTTTTAACATGCTAAAAAGCAACTAAATGCACACTGTAAAATAACATGTTGTGCGTCCAGCAACTTGGAACATGCTAAAAAAGCAACTAATTGAGCACTCTGAAACAACTACGTACATGTAGTGCGTCCCGCAACTCAGAACATGCTTAAAAGTAACTAAATGTGCACTGTGAAGCAACTAGGTGATCTGATAACCACAACTTAGTTAAAACCATAAACTCAAGGACCTTCAAAGACTTGGATCActcaagaaaaaaaaaagcaggGTGATCTTAAAACATGCACAAGTTTTCAGCAATAACACAAGAGAAGGGAAGTTGCAAAATTACCTCGACCCAACGATTAGGTTGGCCGCCGAGCCCAGGAGTGAGAGGCTGCCAGCCACCGAGCTCACCCAGGCCAGGAGCAGCCACATGTTGGTCTCCACTCTGGGGGGAGATCTCGCTACCGAGGCTGCCACCCGCGCACCGAGTAGCAGGACTGAAGCAAAATACAGAGCATTCTGTATGTCAGATAAGTGGTGCATATATTGACACACATGAGTTATGAATTATGACTTGGAAAAGAAATGTTCAACTGTTAATGTTCTTTCTAATGATTGGCTGGTCCGAAAGAAGTTCTGGACCTGACAGTGTTGCTACCAATCTATAATAGCTTCagacttgataacacggccaatccAAGCTAAATTATATCACCTGACAAGCTGAGCTACAGTGGGGTATGCTTTTTAAGCAATGGGGAGGGACAAGAACTAACCAGTAGGGATATCCGACGCCACGCTAGAGAGGAAAAGGATCCCCAACAAAAGGATGACTACCCGGTCAGCGTGTTGATGCGCGCATAGGGCT includes the following:
- the LOC139832167 gene encoding glycosyltransferase family 92 protein Os08g0121900-like, which produces MPSRRRRNRKRLLTCVGAASVGALLFFGAHSSSIGLGGGTRPQQQDQLFRSPGPPPPETLMSMPRQTSQADLSFARRLLPNRHHSPPQLREDAVLLPDREVLVLSADPAVGNAMCVFQGGASSPARALGRLPGPGRHAYLCPLPGSEQPLQPPPLLLSSSSYSSSAAPPAPAPAPAADFHKLLNWNDSLVFDSAPLPGGDLLLFAKGTNSRQGVIKTATSNIQCIYSRDSDGTVASSPATTSSQQVIRCPPPPAPLSSSNLHVTVALNGQEPLPSLATYDPQNTALPVTPERKSICACTMVRNVAKFLPEWVRYHAAVGVEKFFLYDNASEDDLAGQVSSLNSAGIDVSTVAWPWTKTQEAGLSHCAATNQPSCEWMAFMDVDEFIFSPNWNEVEKPSKSLLDSVVSVDPEVGQIFLPCYDFGPSGQTAHPQEGVCQGYTCRLTRAERHKSLVRLDAVADSLANSVHHFTLKSGFHKMWTTLARINHYKYQAWTEFKSKFKRRVSAFVADWTDPVNLQSHDRAPGLGVDPVEPVGWAESFCELKDYTMKKLSEKWFGIGSGGRGGITEFNSNGDIAPSPSLP